One Phycisphaerae bacterium genomic window, CCTGGACCTGCGGGTGCGTCACGTCGAGGGTCGCCATCTGGCCGTAACTGAGCTGCTCCCAGTAGACCTGTCCGCGGGCGTCCGAGACGAACCAGTCTGGGTGCAGCCGGTAGAGTGGCGTATAACGGTTGACGGTCAGCGGGGCCGTCCAGACCCCGGGCGCAAAACCCGCGTCCCTGACGTGGCGGCAGAAGTCGGTCAGGCCCTCGGTGAATTTCCAGCCGGCCTCCCAGACGCCCCACTGCTTTTCCCAGCCCTCGTCGATCACGATGTATTGCACCCGATCGCCGAACGTCTTGCGGCAGGCGGCGGCGTTCTCGTCCATATCCTCGCGGCGGACCGCACCGAGGTAGTAGTCCCACGAGTTCCAGCCGGTGACGGGCGGCCGCTTGGCCCGCGGATTGCGCGACGCGAACACCTTGCGATAGCGCTCCAGCAGGGCCTCGCCCGGTCCACGGCCGAGGATCAGCAGCGGCGAGGTGCGGACCGTCGCGCCCGGCGCGATGGTCTGGCGGTGGTCGAAGGTGACGCAGAAGCCGAAATCGCCCTCCATGTGGAGCGAATCGTGCTCGGTGACGATCCGGACGAAGCCGCCGCCGAACGGCGGCAGCGCGCCGATCAGCAGGGCCTCACCGCTTGCGTCGTGGCTGTAGATGGTCATCAGCCCGCTGGGCGGGTTGACGTCGCACCACTCGGCCGGGCGGTGAACGGGCTTGACGCCGGTGGCGGGTTCGAAGTCGGCGGTGTGGACCAGGTGGCGATGCTCGCGTGCCGCCCGCGGCCAGTCGAAGCACGCGGGAGCGAAGGTCAGCGTCAGGTTCTCAAGCCGCACCGGATGATCGGCTTGGTTCGTCAGCTCGATCAGGGTCGCGCGGTCGTGGTCGCGACGGATGCGGACCTTCAAGTCATCATGCCGGGCGGCGGCGGCGTTGGCGCCGTCGGCGGAAAAATCGAGGCGATCCGAGCGCAGGACGAGATCGGCGGTGCGAATGGTCAGGACGATCCCACGGGCGGAGAACAGACCGGCTTCGAGTTCAAAGGCGCCCGTTGCTTCGACGAACCTGAACATGATGGCGGTTCCTTGATCGACTGATTGGGGCGATTGTACGCAGGCTCGGCTCTTGCGTAAATCGCGGCGGTATACCAGCCGGTGCGGGATCAGAACTTGCCGACAAACTCGACCAGACCCCAATTCGAGACGCTGCGGGCCGGGTCGGAAAACGATCCGAAACGAATCGTGCCGGCCGTATCGTCCGCTGCGTCGGGGCGGGAGAGGGTTTTGAGCACGACGTTGTCGGCGGCGATGCTGACCACCTCGGCGGCTGGGTCGTAGATCAGGCGGTATTCGCGGAAGACGCGCACGTCCAACTCGGCCAGTAGTACCGGTCCTTGCGGGCCCTCGTGGTAGAGGCCGTCTTCGCCGAAGCACAGCGACCAGCGGTCGCGGCCGTCGCTGATCTGCACGCCGACCGCGCAGCCGGGGCCTTCGGGCGGTTCGGCGACCGCCGCGCGGACCCGCACCTGCCAGCCGCCTTCGTGGGACAGGTCACGCTCGGTCAGGTTGCGCGTATACCAGGCGTGCCCGTCGCCCTTGTCGGCGATTGTCCAATAGGCCCAGCCGTCGGCGGCGCCGGGAGCCAGTTCGACGTCCGGTCCGCCGCCGTCGAGAATCCACGTTTCGGTCGGCGGGTCCAGGTCCCGCTGGTGGAGGATCACCACGGCGTTTTCGCTCTCCAGCGCCATCCGGATGAGCAGCAGGATCACGATCAGGGCCGCCACGCCCAGCGAGGCGAGGGCGATATTCCGTGTTTTTTCAGGCAGCGGCATGATGTTGCGCCTTTCGATCGGGTGTCTTTACCGGCTGGAGACGCCTTGAATGACGAGCAGAGCCAGAATGACGACGATGGCGATGATGCTCAGGACAAAGAAGATCATCCTCATGGCCTGCCCCCTGTACCGGTGTTCCTCGATGTTAGAAGTCTACAATGCTTTGCGGAGTGCATCAACCTCCGCTAAGATGTTCCTCGGTCCAGATGAGGGTTGAATATAAGCAATGGTTGACGTTCATAAGGATAACAGCAATTCGCTCGATCTGCCGGGTCAGGACCGGGACGAGTATTTCATGAAGCAGGCGGTGAACCTGGCGATCGAGGCCCTGGAGCACGATGAGGTGCCGGTGGGGGCGGTGATCGTGCGGGAGGGTCGGATCATCGGTCGGGGGTTCAATCAGCGGCAGATGCTGGCCGATCCAACCGCCCATGCTGAGATTCTGGCGATCACCGCGGCGGCTGAGGCGGTCGGCGACTGGCGGTTGACCGGCTGCACGCTGTACGTGACGCTTGAGCCGT contains:
- a CDS encoding alpha-galactosidase is translated as MFRFVEATGAFELEAGLFSARGIVLTIRTADLVLRSDRLDFSADGANAAAARHDDLKVRIRRDHDRATLIELTNQADHPVRLENLTLTFAPACFDWPRAAREHRHLVHTADFEPATGVKPVHRPAEWCDVNPPSGLMTIYSHDASGEALLIGALPPFGGGFVRIVTEHDSLHMEGDFGFCVTFDHRQTIAPGATVRTSPLLILGRGPGEALLERYRKVFASRNPRAKRPPVTGWNSWDYYLGAVRREDMDENAAACRKTFGDRVQYIVIDEGWEKQWGVWEAGWKFTEGLTDFCRHVRDAGFAPGVWTAPLTVNRYTPLYRLHPDWFVSDARGQVYWEQLSYGQMATLDVTHPQVQEHLRCLYRRLRDDGFEYFKIDFAHMILKGETFHDPQVGRAELLRILFRLIRESIGDDAYLLACGSPAESVTGIVDAIRTSEDVHHFWGHVVQNARTNFAHMWMHGAVGNADPDFVIVRCTQTSDDPHMYPRMPQHPFSKGGHWCDGAAFDVQEARVLALSAYLTGGDIIFGDAIGQLNEMGLSILRQVLPPLDRPARRLNLFEPDGEETPVLAAEQDDQRIVVVFNLTDSPRRKTLRAGLGDNPVNARDFWTDEPLRIREGQDIDLPPRSVWAARVPIATT
- the tadA gene encoding tRNA adenosine(34) deaminase TadA codes for the protein MVDVHKDNSNSLDLPGQDRDEYFMKQAVNLAIEALEHDEVPVGAVIVREGRIIGRGFNQRQMLADPTAHAEILAITAAAEAVGDWRLTGCTLYVTLEPCLMCAGAIILARIDRVVYGATDPKAGAVESLYQVLSDTRLNHQPQLRKGVMEADSAALLVEFFRKQRAMGKK